The region ACTTACATCAATTCCGCAGCCAGCCTGAAGTCTTTCGTAGGCAAGCACGGTGGAATCGTCTGCACCTCCAGCAATGCCGACAAAGCTCTGAAATGGGCTTTCAATCGAACGAGCCGCGTTCTGTTCTTTCCTGATCAACATCTCGGACGAAACACGGCCCTGACGATGGGCATTACTGAAGATCAGATGCCGGTCTGGAACCCGTACGCCGGCGACCTGGGAGGTAGTACCGAGGCGCAACTCGTTGATAGCAAAGTAATTCTGTGGCAAGGCCACTGCAGCGTTCACCAGATGTTCAAAAAAGAACATGTCGACGCGTTCCGCCAGAATCACGCAGGAATCAAGATCCTGGTTCACCCGGAATGCATGCGGGAAGTCAACGAAATCGCAGACGTATCCGGATCGACAGGCAAGATCATCGAAACGGTTCGCAACGCTCCCGCAGGCACCAAATGGGCAATCGGCACCGAGCTCCACTTGGTCAATCGGCTCAAGAAGGAACACCCCGAGCAGGAGATTCATTTCCTCAGCCCAGTGGTCTGCATGTGTGCGACCATGTATCGGATTGATTTGGCCCACCTGTGCTGGTCCCTCGAGAATCTGGCCGCGGGAACGCCAGTGAACGAGATCCACGTCGATGACGAAACGGCTCAATGGTCGCGGGTAGCGTTGGAAAGAATGCTTGAGGTTTCGGCATAATCGCTCCAACCCGCCCCATGGTCATTCGGATGACGACGGTCAGGGTACCTCTCGGGGGCCCATTCCGAGAGAACCTAACCTCAAAAGGCCCAAAAACTTGACGCCTGTTAATTTGGGCAACTATATTAGACTTTGAGATAAAATCGGACGGCGCCACTGCGCCTTCACCGTACGAGTTCCTTTTCCCATCTCCAGGCGTTTCCGCATGACAGTTGCAACCATTCGCACTCGGTTTCTGCTTCTACTGACGATGCTCATGACCTGCTCGGTCATTTCGTCTCCTCTTGCAACAGCAGCAGCCCCCGAAGAAAGCAACGACGCTGCTGGCGATGCCATTCGCCTAGCCCAGGCCAACCCGCCCAATCGGAAGTTTGTCGATGGCGTTTTGACTACGATTCCGATGAAGTTCAACGCTCAAGACACATTCTCGAACCCTGAGCAATATCGGGACATCCTGGAAGGTATTCCCAATTTGGATTGGACACCCAACTTCCTGGCCGACACGCGAACTCTGAAGGCCATGGCTAGCAAAGTCATCTATCGTCGCGATATTTGGGGCCTGGAATTCTCGTTCAAACCAATTCGCATGATCGAAGTCGACGTCCCTCAACCGAGCGGAAAACTACAGAAAAAGCTGATCTGGTACATGGTTTACAAAGTCACCAACCATGGCGATCCGCTTCGTCACGTCCCTGTCAAAGATCAATTCGAGAACGTGAAATTCGAAGTTCAGCAGATCGAAGGCTTGCCAGCAGCTCCGGTTCGCTTCTTCCCTCGATTTGTCCTTGAAACGAAGGACACTCGGGAAAAGAAGGAGTACCTGGACCGCATTATCCCGTCTGCTGTCGATAAGATTGCGGAACGCGAAACTGGCGGCAGCAAGCTTTATAATACGGTTGAAATCAGCCGATTTGACATTCCTGTCACCACGGAAGATGAAGACAACAGCATCTGGGGTGTTGTGACATGGGAAGATGTCGATCCTGAAACCGACTTCTTCAGCATCTATATCGATGGCTTGACGAATGCTTTCCGCTGGAAAGACTCCGACGAAAAAATCGATGCGAGTGCTAACCCCCTTTCTTACCGAGATTACGAGCAAAAGACGCTGAAACTCAACTTCTGGCGTCCTGGCGATCGTCTCGAAGAAAACGAACGGGAAATCCGGTTCGGTTCGCCTGGGGAGGTTGACTACGAGTGGATCTTTCGATAAAAAACTAGTTTCCCCTGGGCATGCTACCGCACCCTGGGGGCCATAAGATCCATCGAGCAAGCTATCGCCGCATGTTTTTCGCGGCCCTATAAGATACCTCAGGAGCAGATGTCATGGCCCATAAGAAAGGTCAAGGTTCTAGCCGCAACGGTCGCGATTCTAACCCACAGTACCGTGGCGTTAAGAAGTATGGCGGCCAGGCTGTGAAAGCTGGCAGCATTATCGTTCGCCAACTGGGCACCAAGTTCCGTGCTGGCAAGAACGTTGGCATGGGCAAGGACTACACCTTGTTCGCTTTGACTGACGGCACCGTGATGTTTGACCAAGGCAGCCGTCGCGTCAACATCGTCGTGGAAGCCAACTAGGCGAATCGCCCTTCCCTGCCGGGAAGCTTAGGCGAACGATTCGCAAAAGATAAGACATGGTAGGGATGGCCTAATCGGGCCATCCCTATTTTTATTCCATTCGCGCGAAGGTGAATCACCATCCATGTTTGTCGATCGGGTACAAATCGAAGTCGAAGCGGGCGCTGGCGGCAATGGCTGCTCCAGCTTCCGACGCGAACGATACATTCCCAAAGGCGGTCCCGATGGTGGTGACGGCGGCGACGGTGGAAGCATTATCATCGTTGCCGAAGAAGGCGTGAACAGCCTCGTTCAGCTAGCCCATCAACATCATTGGCGTGGCAAACGAGGCAGCCACGGAAGCGGCGCCAATCGTACAGGTCGCAAAGGCGAAGACGTCATCATCAAAGTGCCGCCAGGTACCGTCGTGATTGATGCAAAGGAAAACTTCGTCCTGAAAGACCTCGCTAACGACGGCGATCAATTAGTCGCCGCGCGCGGTGGCAAAGGTGGCCGCGGCAACTTAAGCTTCAAATCGAGCACCAACCGGGCGCCGCGCGAATGCCAGCCTGGTGATCCTGGCGAAAAACGATTGCTTTCACTCGAGTTGAAATCGATTGCCGACGTCGGCCTGATTGGCAAACCAAACGCGGGCAAAAGCACGCTCCTCTCTCGACTCTCGCGTGCCCGTCCTGAGATTGCGGACTATCCCTTCACAACCAAGTTTCCGAACCTTGGCCAAGTCCAGATCGACATGGACACGACGTTCATCATGGCCGATATTCCAGGGCTAATCGAAGGCGCCGCAGAAGGCGTCGGCCTGGGCCATGAATTTCTTCGACATGTCGAACGAGCAGGACTCTTAGTTCACCTAGTTGAACCATCACCAGTAGATGGCACCGATCCGCTAGAGAACTACCACTCCATCCGGAAGGAACTGGAAGCTTATAATCCGAAACTGGCTGCCCGTCCAGAAGTCGCTTGCGTGACCAAAGCCGAGCTACCTGATGCAGAGGACTTCCACGCCAAGCTTCAATCGGAACTCGGGCGTGACGTATTCCTGATCTCAGCAGTCACTGGACAAGGATTGAATGAAATGATTCGGCACGTCGCCACGCAGTTGGAGGCCGCCAAAAACGAAACGGAAGGTGCCTAGTGCCGGTTGACTCTCTCATCGCTGTCGACATTGGCAATACGCGAGTGCACTTTGCTCGTTTCGAGAACTTCAACGCTCAGGAAGTCACGGCGCCGGTTTCGACTTACTCTTATTCGACCTATTCGTCCGACATTCAAGGGCTTCGCGACTGGCTGACAGAAAACAAGCTGCCCTGGTATGCGGTCAGTGTCCATAGATCGGCGCTCGCTTCGCTTGAAGCCTTCTCGAAAATCGAACCGCGCGTTCATTCATTCCTCGCTTTTGACTGCTCTCGGCTACCGATCGAAATTGGTCTCGAAGCTTCGGAGAAGATTGGCCTCGACCGTCTCGCGGCAGCCGTTGCCGTAAATCACCTGCGAGAAAGTGATCGCGCCGCGATTGTCGTCGATGCGGGAACAGCGATTACCGTTGATGCCGTCTCCAGCGAAGGCAAGTTCGTCGGGGGCGCTATTCTTCCCGGAATGCGTACTAGCGCGAAAGCATTGGCATCACAGACCGATGCCCTCCCACATATCACCGTTGACCTAGAGAACAAACCGGTCGCGATCGGGACCAACACGACCGAAGCGATGCAAAGCGGACTTTTCTGGGGTTCTGTCGGTGCCGTTCGAGAAACAATTCGTAGAGTCTCGGAGCAACTCGACTCAAAGAAACCACCGCAAATCTTCTTTAGCGGCGGCGACGTCAATTATCTTGCACCTTGGATCGACTTAGAGATCGAAACGATTGACCACTTGGTTTTGCGTGGTGTCGCGTTGGCGGCCCAAACGATTTAGCCTGCTGCCTTCACGCTGCGATAAACGCCTTCCAACGTCTCCCGAAGTGAAATTCGCTGAAGTGGCCCAATCGCTTCATGCAACTTAGTCACGTTAGCAATCGGCTGCTGAGATGCTTCCAGCTTTTCGGCCGAGACTTCGACCGCTTGCCCACGAATCGCACAAAGTGTGTCCCAAATGTCGGCCGTTGTGACCGGTTGCCCACTGCCTACGTTAAACGTTTCACCAAGCGAAGCCTTCTCGGCGAGCATCCGATAGATGCGGACAACGTCTCGTACGTCGCTCAAGTCAAGTGACGTGTTCAGCGAGCGAACCACTTGAGGTCCTTCAGCGGACGCCACTTTCTGACACCATTCTGGGACCAAATAGATCGAGCTCTGATTGGGGCCAGTATGGTTAAATGCCCGAGCGATAATAACTTTCAGCCCGTCGGAAATTCGATCCCGCAACAGATTCTCTGCCGCCCACTTACTGTGAGCGTAGCCACCCTTCGGCTGCAGAACGTCATCCTCCTTAGCCCATGGCTGATCGGCGGTTCTGCTGCCGTACACTTTGCTGCTGCTGATGAACAAAATCCTAGGCTCAGAAGGTAGCGCTAATGCCAGCTCTGCGACGTGTCGCGTCCCAAGAATATTGACGGCTTTGCACTGCTCGGTCGGTAAGTCATCTCCGCAACTGCCGGGGTGGCTCATCGCTGCGAGATGATAAATCACATCGGGAGCAAACGACTTAAGCGTGTCGATAATCGAAGGCGTTGCAGGCTGAGAAATTTCCCA is a window of Bremerella sp. TYQ1 DNA encoding:
- the nadA gene encoding quinolinate synthase NadA, which codes for MSTVSLGSFDFAPYRSLSNEELTDRIQKIRDQMGDKLLILGHHYQQDEVIELSDLRGDSYQLSKMAAESSDCRFIVFCGVHFMAETADILANRPEKVAERDGQRVTVVLPDMAAGCSMADMAAIDQVENAWEDLGEVIDTNDITPVTYINSAASLKSFVGKHGGIVCTSSNADKALKWAFNRTSRVLFFPDQHLGRNTALTMGITEDQMPVWNPYAGDLGGSTEAQLVDSKVILWQGHCSVHQMFKKEHVDAFRQNHAGIKILVHPECMREVNEIADVSGSTGKIIETVRNAPAGTKWAIGTELHLVNRLKKEHPEQEIHFLSPVVCMCATMYRIDLAHLCWSLENLAAGTPVNEIHVDDETAQWSRVALERMLEVSA
- the rpmA gene encoding 50S ribosomal protein L27 — protein: MAHKKGQGSSRNGRDSNPQYRGVKKYGGQAVKAGSIIVRQLGTKFRAGKNVGMGKDYTLFALTDGTVMFDQGSRRVNIVVEAN
- the obgE gene encoding GTPase ObgE is translated as MFVDRVQIEVEAGAGGNGCSSFRRERYIPKGGPDGGDGGDGGSIIIVAEEGVNSLVQLAHQHHWRGKRGSHGSGANRTGRKGEDVIIKVPPGTVVIDAKENFVLKDLANDGDQLVAARGGKGGRGNLSFKSSTNRAPRECQPGDPGEKRLLSLELKSIADVGLIGKPNAGKSTLLSRLSRARPEIADYPFTTKFPNLGQVQIDMDTTFIMADIPGLIEGAAEGVGLGHEFLRHVERAGLLVHLVEPSPVDGTDPLENYHSIRKELEAYNPKLAARPEVACVTKAELPDAEDFHAKLQSELGRDVFLISAVTGQGLNEMIRHVATQLEAAKNETEGA
- a CDS encoding type III pantothenate kinase, translating into MPVDSLIAVDIGNTRVHFARFENFNAQEVTAPVSTYSYSTYSSDIQGLRDWLTENKLPWYAVSVHRSALASLEAFSKIEPRVHSFLAFDCSRLPIEIGLEASEKIGLDRLAAAVAVNHLRESDRAAIVVDAGTAITVDAVSSEGKFVGGAILPGMRTSAKALASQTDALPHITVDLENKPVAIGTNTTEAMQSGLFWGSVGAVRETIRRVSEQLDSKKPPQIFFSGGDVNYLAPWIDLEIETIDHLVLRGVALAAQTI
- a CDS encoding NAD(P)-dependent oxidoreductase, with translation MKALITGINGFAGQHLATYLRSCGDDVCGTYVGSQSAASPVDLKWEISQPATPSIIDTLKSFAPDVIYHLAAMSHPGSCGDDLPTEQCKAVNILGTRHVAELALALPSEPRILFISSSKVYGSRTADQPWAKEDDVLQPKGGYAHSKWAAENLLRDRISDGLKVIIARAFNHTGPNQSSIYLVPEWCQKVASAEGPQVVRSLNTSLDLSDVRDVVRIYRMLAEKASLGETFNVGSGQPVTTADIWDTLCAIRGQAVEVSAEKLEASQQPIANVTKLHEAIGPLQRISLRETLEGVYRSVKAAG